TTGCTTCGATGGTGCTGAATCCGCATCTCACGGATCAGCAGTTCGGGCCAGCTCGTGAATTGGTTCACCAGGCGTTGAACGCGATGGAGGATGAGCCGAAACAGCAGTTGGGCCACTTCCTGCGGCGGTGTTCTTATCCGGCTCCGTGGGGCAATCCGGCGGAAGGCACGATGGCTGATCTGCCGGGCATTTCACTCGATGACATTCAGCAGCACTACAATAAGTTCGTGACGCCTCAGGACGCGGTGGTAGGCGTCGCAGGCAACATCAGTGCGGCAGAATTGCAACCGGTCATCGAAGAAGCATTCGCAGCATGGCAGCCCGGCGAATCCTTCACACCGGCCATTGGACGCGTCGAAGATTCGCCCAAGCATATCGAACACGATTCGGCTCAAACACACATCGGAATCGCGTGGGACACCGTCCCGTATCGCCACGAACGCTACTTCGAAGCGTGGGCGGCCGTGAGTCTCCTCAGTGGTGGCATGAGTTCCCGGCTATTCACAGAAGTGCGCGAAAAGCGGGGCCTCTGCTATGCCGTTTCGGCGTCGATCAACACGCAACGAGACCGAGCTCGCGTATTCGGTTATGCTGGCACCACAAACGAACGAGCTCAGGAAACGTTGGACGTCATGGTGGCAGAAATTCGCCGACTGCATGAAGACATCACCAATGAAGAACTGCAACGCTGCAAGGCGCGAGCGAAGAGTGCATTGATCATGCAGCAGGAATCCACGATGTCACGTTCCAGCTCGTTGGCTCGCGATACACTGCATCTGGGACGCGTTCGCGAACTGGAAGAAATTCGCACCAAAATTGATTCGCTCACTGTGGACCAGGTGCGAGATTTTGTCGTGGACTACGCTCCGTCGTCAATGGTACTGGTCACGATCGGCCCGGAAGCCCTTGACCCCGCCTGCGTGTCCGCTCCGGCCGCAGTGGTGTAGCAGGGCATCGGGCTGGAAGCCGTCCGAACATCTCGCGAAAGAGTCACAAGGCGCAGTCTCCGAATAGAACGCGTGCTAATCTGTGCGGCCAGGCGACCGACAGAAGAATCGTTCCAAACTTCGTGGCGGCAATCAGCCGGCTCACAACGAAAACACTGAAGCTGGAAGCCTCAGCCACAACAGAAGACACCCGACTATGCAGTTTCACCAGCACGTACTCCCCAACGGTCTGCAAATTGTGGCCGAGATGAATTCATCGGTTCACAGCGTTGCGGCCGGATTTTTTGTCCGCACTGGTTCTCGCGACGAAACGGAAGATGTTTCCGGGGTCAGCCATTTTCTGGAACACATGGCGTTCAAAGGCAACGGGAAATTTGCCGCTGACGACGTCAACCGAATCTTTGATGAAGTCGGAGCGAACTACAACGCGTCTACCGGCGAAGAAGTCACGATGTACTACGCCGCCGTACTGCCGGAGTATCTTGACACGACGATGGAACTGCTGTCTGTGCTGATGCAGCCGTCGCTATCGCAGTCTGACTTCGACATGGAGAAAAACGTCATTCTGGAAGAGATCGGAATGTACGACGATCACCCGTCGTTCACAGCCTACGACAACATCATGGCTGCTCATTTTTCCGGTCATCCGCTGGGCCAAAGTATTCTGGGGACCAATGAAAGTATTACCGCTCTTTCGGCCGAGCAGATGCGAGTCTACCACGCCGATCGTTACAAGGCTGGAAACATTACTTTGGCTGTCGCGGGCAACACGGATTTTGATTCGCTGCTGGCGCTGATCGAGAAGCACTGCGGGAGTCTCCCGGCCGGTGCCTGCGACCGTCCTCTGCCCGAAGTGAAACCGGTCGATTGCATCAAGCTGGTGCACCGCGAATCCAGTGTGCAACAACACATCATGCAAATGGGGATCGCGCCAAAGGGTTCTGAAACGCTGAGGTTCGCGGCCGAATTGTTGGCGGTTGTGGTGGGCGATGATTCCAGCAGTCGCCTGTTCTGGGACCTGGTCGATCCGGGCTATGTGGAATCCGCCGACCTGGGCTACAACGATTACGATGGCGCCGGAACGTGGATGACGTATTTAAGCTGCATGCCGGACGACGTCGAAAAGAATATCGCTCGCATGCACAAAGTTTTCGATGACGTTAATCAGGGCGGGATCACGGCTGAAGAACTTGAGCAGGCGAAGAACAAAGTGGCGTCACGAGTCGTCCTGCGAGGCGAACGACCGATGGGGCGACTTTCTTCGCTGGGCGGCAACTGGGTGTACCGCAAAGAGTACAACTCAATTGCCGACGACCTTGCGATTGTGCGAGGGCTCTCACTAAAAGACGTGGCCGAGTTATTGGAGAAGTACCCTCTGAAGTTCAACACAACAGTCGGCGTTGGGCCTCGCGAGAAACTGGAGCTGTAAGGAATAGCAATGCTACATGCCGTGATCATGGCCGGAGGAAGTGGGACTCGCTTCTGGCCGCAAAGCCGACAGAAGCTTCCCAAACAACTGCTGCGTCTGGCGGGCGACCGCACGATGATTCAGCAAACGCTTGACCGCTGTGGAGACCTGATTCAGCCTGCTCAATCGTGGATCGTCACGAACGCGGTTCAGGCTGAACAAACACGCGAGCAACTTCCTGAACTGCCTGCCGACAACGTACTGATCGAACCTGCGGCTCGCAACACGGCTCCTTGCGTCGGTCTGGCCGCGATTCACGCGCTCAAACGCGACCCAGGTGCCATCATGTTCGTGATGCCAGCCGATCATGTGATTGGCCCGAATGAAGTGTTTCAGGCGGCAGCGAAAAAAGCCGTGGCTGTCGTTGAAGCAGATCCCAGTCGGCTTGTGCTGTTCGGCATCACGCCCGACTTCCCGGCGACTGGTTACGGCTACATCGAACGGGCGGCCCCGCTGGACGGTGTCGATGGCGCGTTCGAGGTCCAGGCGTTTCGCGAAAAGCCGGAACTGGCCGTTGCCGAACAATACCTGAAGTCAGGCAGCTTCTATTGGAACTGTGGGATCTTCTGCTGGAAAGCCGCCACGATTCTGGAGCAATTGAAACAGAACGAACCCGACACATGGGATCGACTGCAAACGCTGATGCAGGCGATTGACACGGAAAACTACGACAGCGTGCTGGCCGACCAGTTCCCTCAGATGAACAGCATTTCTATCGACTACGCCGTGCTGGAACAGGCGAAGGGTGTGGCCGTAATCGAAGCCCCCTTTTCATGGGACGACGTCGGCAGTTGGCTGGCGGTCCCGCGATTGTCAGGCAGCGACGAAAACGGCAATACCACCGACGGCAAGCATACGGGCGTCGATACGAAAAACTGCATCGTCCGTTCGACCGACGATCACCTGGTCGCGACGCTCGGTGTAGAAGACCTGATCATCGTACACACGCCCGATGCCACGCTGGTGGCTCGCCGCGACGATTCAGAACGAATCAAGGAGTTGCTCGAACGGTTAAAGCAACAGGGCGACGACAGCTATTTGTAAGCGACGTGTCGCCGCGTAATTGGCTAAGCGATTGCCACTCGCTACTTGCGAATAGGCGCTGAAGCGGGCGGTGCCTTCGACGGCGAAGAGGCTGCGGAATTGCCGTTCACGCTTGAGTCCGCTTCGTATTCGGTGTCTGTACTTGAGTCGGCCGCAATCTCTGAATCGTTGCCTCGCACAACTTCATCGGACGCTGGCGACATCCCACGTTGATTGGCAACGATTCGGCCATTCCCGGTCGGTGCAGGCATTGGTCCTGTTGGTTGAGAAACAGCGACCACCGGCACGCCTTCTTTTACGCGATGCAGCGAATCTGCGAATCGACGGAACTCACCAGAATCCGACAACGCAACCCGGTCCGGTCGGCGGGTGTGCGGAAGCGGCATCGCCTGACTGGTCGAGGCGGTCTGCCTGCGTCTTGCCGCCTGAATAAGTTCATCTCGCCGATGCGGTGGCACACCTTCCATGCGGCTGGCAAGCTGGTCGATCCACTCCGGCTCTTTTTCCGCCGCCTGTGACATCATCTTTGCGTACAGTGAAACTTCAAACGCGTTGCGATCCAGAATCGAATTGGTCACCCGGGACGCCATTCTTGCGACGGCGTCCACTGCGCCGGATGGAAAGTGAATGAACGTTTCGACCTGCTGATTGACAAGGTCCGAACCGTCCTTGCCCTTCACAAATCGGTATTGTAGCCAAACCAGCGCAGAGGCGTGAACGGCACCCGGCAGCAGAGGACTGGTATATTTTCCCTGCACGATAAACAGGCATTGGTTGTTGTCGCGCCACAGCACGTCGGCGATACCTTCCGACCCGTCGGCGGCTGAGGCTTCGTATTCAAACTTGCCGGTCTGCCGCATGTTCAACTTGGAAATGCCCATCACTCGCCAAGTACTCACGGCGACATCCGGATGACTGATAAGGTACTGATAGATTCCGGTGTCAACGCGATATTGCAGGCTGGGCATCCGGCGGTATTGCGATAGGTCGTTCAGTATTTCAGACGCACGCTGCCGTGATCGAGGTGACATGCGAGCCCACGGAATGCGGCTCTTAGTGTAGTTCAGCATGTCTTTGTCTGACGTACCTTCAGCCAGCACGTGAACACCGACTCGTTGAGCCATGTCTTCCAGCTTTTCAGCGTCGGCCGTCGACGGCAACGTCAGTCCGAAGACGACAGAGGTCGCGACAACTGCGCGCATGCACGCAGTCAATGTTGACGGTACCTTCCCCATCACGCCGGCAGCTCCCCACTGGTCGTCGTTCCAATCCCCGGTCCATCAGTCGTCAATCAACCCCTGCAGCATTGC
This DNA window, taken from Fuerstiella marisgermanici, encodes the following:
- a CDS encoding M16 family metallopeptidase, producing MTSQKFESFQLTNGLRVVVQTMSGLQSAAMTLMVPAGAVYDQRGKSGTAAILSEMFPRGAAAMSARELSSAMDNLGLQRSVSGGLSYITFSTATTADRITDAVPLIASMVLNPHLTDQQFGPARELVHQALNAMEDEPKQQLGHFLRRCSYPAPWGNPAEGTMADLPGISLDDIQQHYNKFVTPQDAVVGVAGNISAAELQPVIEEAFAAWQPGESFTPAIGRVEDSPKHIEHDSAQTHIGIAWDTVPYRHERYFEAWAAVSLLSGGMSSRLFTEVREKRGLCYAVSASINTQRDRARVFGYAGTTNERAQETLDVMVAEIRRLHEDITNEELQRCKARAKSALIMQQESTMSRSSSLARDTLHLGRVRELEEIRTKIDSLTVDQVRDFVVDYAPSSMVLVTIGPEALDPACVSAPAAVV
- a CDS encoding M16 family metallopeptidase, yielding MQFHQHVLPNGLQIVAEMNSSVHSVAAGFFVRTGSRDETEDVSGVSHFLEHMAFKGNGKFAADDVNRIFDEVGANYNASTGEEVTMYYAAVLPEYLDTTMELLSVLMQPSLSQSDFDMEKNVILEEIGMYDDHPSFTAYDNIMAAHFSGHPLGQSILGTNESITALSAEQMRVYHADRYKAGNITLAVAGNTDFDSLLALIEKHCGSLPAGACDRPLPEVKPVDCIKLVHRESSVQQHIMQMGIAPKGSETLRFAAELLAVVVGDDSSSRLFWDLVDPGYVESADLGYNDYDGAGTWMTYLSCMPDDVEKNIARMHKVFDDVNQGGITAEELEQAKNKVASRVVLRGERPMGRLSSLGGNWVYRKEYNSIADDLAIVRGLSLKDVAELLEKYPLKFNTTVGVGPREKLEL
- a CDS encoding mannose-1-phosphate guanylyltransferase, whose amino-acid sequence is MLHAVIMAGGSGTRFWPQSRQKLPKQLLRLAGDRTMIQQTLDRCGDLIQPAQSWIVTNAVQAEQTREQLPELPADNVLIEPAARNTAPCVGLAAIHALKRDPGAIMFVMPADHVIGPNEVFQAAAKKAVAVVEADPSRLVLFGITPDFPATGYGYIERAAPLDGVDGAFEVQAFREKPELAVAEQYLKSGSFYWNCGIFCWKAATILEQLKQNEPDTWDRLQTLMQAIDTENYDSVLADQFPQMNSISIDYAVLEQAKGVAVIEAPFSWDDVGSWLAVPRLSGSDENGNTTDGKHTGVDTKNCIVRSTDDHLVATLGVEDLIIVHTPDATLVARRDDSERIKELLERLKQQGDDSYL